Within Quercus lobata isolate SW786 chromosome 5, ValleyOak3.0 Primary Assembly, whole genome shotgun sequence, the genomic segment ctctctctctctctttgggtgTTCTGATCTGAGATCTCTCCATCGAGGTAAAAATTCTCTCATTCACGCTTTTGTTTTCGAAATAGTTTTGGCATATTTTGATTACAACTTTAGCTTCTTCGTTGGCGGCTCCAGGATTTTTTTCTATGGGGTCAGCAATGAGAAAATTAGGAATTTGTCATTTGTCATGAGGagtaagtaaaaaattaaatgattaatctttttttgtatagataaacttccatattatatacaataatttaaaataatattctaaatataatttagtatacAATATAACTATATTATACAATAGTCTAAAACTGTTATAAAATAGGTAAGACAACAACTATTGAATGCATAaactaatataattaaattactaatcatacatttttgtcaagttaataataacttattatatttatatgtaatatcaattatataaaaatatatgataaagaaggAGAAGACTAGTAACATACTTAGGAGTAGGACTAGGAGTAAAtgtgaaactaagaaaataaaatagtaattgataTAAGTTTTTTGCATTTGAAATGGATGACTTCTTAAACATACACATAGACATAGTCACTCTCTTTGAAttggatataaaaagaaaaactaagaaaacaaTAGAAGGGAgaaagtgagatagagagaatgaggaaaaaattacaaatatagaTACAAATTTGTACAGATGTGTTGGTTGTAACagtgatgtaatttttttattaataaagaagaaaagtacaAGGAAAAACAACTTCGTTTCGTTGTCAGCTACAAAGTAAGCCAGAATCATGGAAAGAatattcacatatatatatatatatatatatttttaatgaataagcaaaatttttggaactgacacaatactttcaaaaaaattccacaACAAAATATAGGTGGCCAATTGTTAAaggtagataaaaaaaatattgtttgttgTGGGTCTAGATAAAAAGCAATTACAATTTGCctcatattattgtaaaaatattgtgaaattaaaaTCAAGATGATCATATTCAAGTTTCAAGCTTATTTCAATTGGgttcaaacaaaatttaggattagggtgttcaaatttttattttaggggtcaaaatgaaaaaaataaatataaattttatatataaatttttttttttgggccaggtcagggggttcatttccCTGGCCTTAATGTAAAGCCGCCCATGATTGTTGGTTgtttatttcattattattattattattattattattattattattattattattattttgtatgtgGATCTTGGCTTTAACGTTTGTATACAAAACTAATTTCTTTctctatatttgttttgtaaagattttatttcattttgtgtCTGACTGTTTATGGTTTCTTTTCATTGTTTAGAATTCAGACCCAATAAAACTTAATGCAATTTttctctataaaaataaataataataataaatcaaaccaaaccaaattttttcatgaaaacggcttttgtttgcttttttggtccgtttggattgaacttattgttgctgaaactgaaaactgaaaacactgtagcaaaataacttttaaatgtgtaaatagtattgtgggacctatttttaatattttttaatgtataaacaGTGCTACTACAGTGAtaaacagtgcgtgaacagtgatGGAACAGTGtgtaaatagtaaaaattgtctcctaaatagtaaaattactgttcatgtgtagtaaaaaaaaaaaaatgactgaaaacGTGTTGCAAAACGTAAACGTAGGATTAAGTTGAATCCAAACGCCCTCTTTATGTTAAAATATACTCctattataactattgaattatcaaaaaaataaaatctctacACTCTTACTTatcaatttttatgttaaaatatgTTAGAAAATTTACATGACTAATAGTGTTATAAAATATGTAGAAAAAAGTgtttatttagtatttattttagagAATACTTATATTACATGAATTGTAATACATCCTACAACtataattttgcaaataatttcTTTCAGATATCACTTTTAATAGTTTGTCTATGCATGAGTTAATGTCTAGTTTATCATATATAAGTATTTCGTCatattataagattttttaataaaattccgCAGTGGTTTCATACTTTCTTAACAATAAACCAATTAATTAACTTACTTTCTGATTTCTCCCTTGGCTTCCGAACTCTTAGGTAGATGCAGGAGATTATTATTAGTACCACTACTACTACAAAAGCAATAATGGACCCAACTATGATTACCGTTTGAGAATTGTTACCATCATTTCctgaaaaaatcataaaaattaatgttcacACAAAAATTTTCGAGTGTTATATAATATTCTAGTTAGTTTCGAAACTCGAGAAATTATGCAGGAAAAGTACCTTTTGCAGCAGAGGTATTGATTGATGGTGGTGCAATATCAGCTACGGAGGTATTGGTCGATGGTGGTGCAACATCAGCTACGGGGCCAAAGAAGGTGTACTCCTCATACCGAAAATTACAGCTGGGTGTAAAAATTACCGCACCTATCTTGCCATCACAACAAAGAGGAATCTGTCCAAATGCCGAAAGCAAGCAATCACTGCAATCTGTTTGAGACAAATCAGGTATGCATTGCACAAGTgtatattgtgttttgttgtTTATTCCTGTAGATTTTGCTTCTGCGAACTTTCGAAGAGAACCACCTGCTGCAGCTTGATTTCTTAGGCCATCCAACAGGGTCCTGAGGTCCTGATTATAAGTATCCAAATTGCCAGATTGATCATTAACATTATGTTGAGTGTAAACAGGATCATCGTCCATGATCCCAAATATGTTGCAGAACGAGTACCGTAATATGCAATACTCATCCTGTCTCATTGCTTCCTTCTGATTGGGACAATGCTGTATGAGAAAATTTGTAGTGTTATAGAGGCAACTACGGCACTCATCTGGCTTAACATCTCCTCGACAAAGTCCAATTGCATATACTTTGTCAGGGTCTCGGCCATAAGAAGAGTTGTAGAACCCATAGTCAATTTCAGTGTTGGAAGTGAGGGTGGAGAGGAGATGATTGAGGTTTCCTTTGTAGGTACTATTACTGGTATAGTCACCCTTGTCTAAACACCCAAAACTATATTTGAAGTCTGGCTTATCAGCAATAATGGCTTGAGCAAAGAACAGGCAAATGACTGACAGGAAGATAAGTCTTGAACAAACTTTTGCTATGTTTTCCATAAAATAAGATTTCAGGGGAAAATAGTTATAATATTGATATAGGCATTTTGTAGGGTGCACATAACCTCTATGGTCCAGCCCACGCTTGATAAAAAAAACACCACCCTAATGAGGTAATTGGAAAAGACTCAAAAGCCAACGTCACTTTCCTGGAGACTGAAGGAGTGTTTGGTTCACCCGCTCAAACAAGGAATTATAAAATCTACGTGGTAGATAAGTAACGTGATTTaccattttattataaaaatttcacttgtttaaaattgttagttagaaaaaaattttaaatagaaattaattactgattcatcaattttaaacaagtggaagttttttagtagaatggtAGACAAGTGATGTGGTCCACCAGAGGACTTTATAATTTCTCCACTCAAACACacgttttcagtttttaaataacattacacatatttttatacatttttttactcacacataTTTTGACACAAGGATAacaacacatatttttaaacaGGTACACCAAACACTTCTGGACTGTTTGGGCGCGTGGAACATGCTGAAGTGACAACATCACACAAAAGACTCAAAAGCCAGCTTCACACATACCCTCTATGGTCCAGCCCACGCTTGATAAACCACCTCACTAATGGGGTAATTGGaaataggggtgtgcatgggtcgggttgggtcgggtttagggaattttttgacccaacccaccatggtgggtcaaaaaaaattcaacccaacccaacccaacccacgtgggtcgggttgggtcaggttgaacccatgggtttgacaattttttatttattattaaattgagtagaaaaaaaatataaatattaatatattaaaaaaacctaaagattagtatcaatgtaactccttgaAAGCTCagcactaatgactaaacaacaatagtaatttattagaatttgtgtgaactaattggtttttatataggataggaaaaattggttatttaaaaaaatttattaattatataatatattatatatatatatatatatattaaattagtattagtagaaggaattgaggaaatgtaaattattaaatatataatatatatttaaatatatatgtatataaaagtgccctacaattgattttttttaaaaaaaattattaaatataaaatatattttaaatatatattaaatatgggtgggtcgggtcgggtttggcgggtttgtaattttatgacccaaacccaacccgacccactataataatttttttggtaacccaacccaatccaccaagccttaaaaaccgacccaatcCGGTGGGTCGgatcgggttgggtcgggtttggcgggtcaGTGGGTTTTCTACACACCCCTAATTGGAAAAGACTCAAAAGCTAGCATCACTTCCTTGGAGACTGACTTTTTAGGCGTGTGGAACAAGCTGAAGAGAAAAGAGATATCTGGGTATACCACACGCCTAAAGTCACTGCCCAAGAAAAGGAGAGCTAAAGCAAAAAGAGACACGGATTAGATCGTTTGGCACATAACCACTCCACCTACAACTATATTCTATAACCATGTAGGTGGAGTGGTCCTAACTTCCATCCCATTCAACACGGTACATGGAATGGCATCTCGTGGAGTAATGCTAGAGACAATTGTTTTCGAGTTCTACTGTCACAAATAAACTCATGGAAAGTGGATGAACAGAATATAAACAGTACGAAACAGTATGTAAACAGTAATTTCTGTGCCCCAGTTGACACGcatgcagaaaaaaaaaaaaaaaaaaaaaaaaaaaaaaaaaaaaaaagctgaaacgCGTCCCTTCCAAAATGTAGACACTATAAGCTCTATTCATACCGCACCAAAGTCTTTATGGACATTATTAGTGTATGTTTGGTTTCCACTTAAAACTGCGTTGTGTTTCTGATTTGcgtttttgttcttctttttttttttttttttttttttttcacgcgttttgttttggagtaatgcgattactgttcattgaacagtaaccgcaaatgtgGACTTTTGCAGTGAATAGTGCatatgtactgttcatggactcacaaattacacttttcaacaactttttcattaaaaatgggttccacggtactattcacacatttaaaaattattttgctacagtattttcagttttcattttttagtttcagcaaaataagttctatccaaatacACCCTTAGTCTAAACAAATTGCTcaaatctctttctctcactctgaagaagaagcagcagtAGAGCTGcagtttcctctctttctctgtctcctCCAAAGCCTAGTTTGGCTCCTCACCCAAATTAAGAGATATTTCTTATTTCATAATCATTTTCTCACATATTCTTTGTTacgatttatttttttttttcagattttctgatactttttttttatttttttttttaagattttagttCACCTCCTTgattcccaaaaaagaaaaaagaaaaaaaaaaaagcaatatattTGCACCCAaattctcttctcttctcttctctccttTCAATGGAGTTGAAGAGGCCACAAACTCAGACCCAAGTAGCGATCTTATCCTTCACCtgcttctctctcttcatcCTGACCGTCGGATTAGATGACCAAGTGCAGGCCGTActaccaccaccaacaacaaagGCCTCAGGCGGTGAGAGGTATGTTCAGATGCGGGCGGGTGCAGCGTTCAAGATAGCGGTTTTTGCAGACCTGCATTTTGGGGAGAACGCGTGGTCGGACTGGGGACCAGACCATGACGTGAACTCAGTAAAGGTCATGAACACTGTGCTGGACAATGAAACTCCTACAGGTGACTTTATCACTTCTTTTTTAATCAATCATGTGCTAACTTAGCTAGCTTTGTTGTGTTGTGTGATAATAAATGTGGTGGTTGTACCATGTAAGATGTTCGAATTGGAAGAGTTCATTCAACCGTAAAAAGgggaaattcaagatttttgagaTCGAATTGAGGTCTGGGGTCGAACcatgatgacgtcataattaatttaataattaattaaaatcctaaatataaatattaaatttataaaactagcaaaattgactaatatatctatatatgtaagggaaatttaatgattttcaagcatatatttaataattgaataagaaagttaataaaataaaataataaccatgaaaacattaaaatttatgattaatttttgaagtaaagttgaatatctttggaggattttaattttactttttttttttattccttgtaagagatggataatttaattaagtagaataaaattgtgttaagttatttttttataacaaaaaaagaatgctaaggggttggaccacACGGTTCTTGCCATCGgttcgtgcggtccaaccccggttttaCAGGTTCACGGAATTGCCACATATGCCcggttctttatgcttaaaaaatcgTTTTTATCTCGGTTCTCGCTTTTCCGGGTCCGACCTCCTGTTCCGGTCTGGTTCTGAGAACTATGGTACCATGTTGTTTCAGTTGCCATGTCACTATTATTGTCCTACTAAATATTAATACCAactgtttatttttattattgagaaAGAGGAAAGGTCCAAAGGATGTTGCTTTGAGTCTTTTGGTTGAATAttgtagaaaatcaagtttatttgtgatatgggTATTGTTTAAACTTATTTGGGGAAATGAGGAGAGAAGCGAATTTCGGCAacaccattgccgaaattctaagaaaaagtaaaagagaggagagagaaatgatgtGACGGAAgtgggagagaaaaaaaaaaaaaatttggcaatgGTATTGCAGAAATATGTGCCCAAAAAAAGCAGGTTGACCTACCCGAAATTGGGGACTGACCtgaccaaaatttattaaaaaaaaaaaactaaattgtcAATTGTGGCCAGAATGCTACatccataaactattttataacatttttacaaattgttgttaTGGCCAACTTCTTACTAATTCTCATGAGAGCCTAtcaataatatcattttttttatttatcaataatcacctaccacattagcagtttgtgtaaaaaaatttgtatttatagCATTTTGCCTAAAATGGatgattacaaaaaaaaaaaaaaaaaaaaaaaaaaaaaaaaaaaaaactttcacaaactgttgatgtgatgagtgattattgataaataaaaaaataatgttattggTGGGCCCTAATGAGAACTAGTAAGAAGTTGGccatatcaacaatttgtaaaaatattataaaatagtttatagatgtagcattactcttgcCACAATTGACAATTCAATTGCCacaattccattttttttttaaataatttcgGTCAGGTCAGTCTCCAATTTCGGGTAGGTTAGCCTGCTTTTTTTGGACACATATTTCGGTAATACCATTGCAGAaattccttttttctctctcccccttccatcacatcatttctctctcctctctcttactttttcttagaatttcggtaatggtattgccgaaattcgCTTCTCTcctcaattttccaaataagTTTAAACAGTACCCATATCACAAACAAACTTAGTTTTCTATAATATTTAGCCAAAAGACTCTgatgctttttcaaaaagtattttttctaaaaatttttaaaaagtatttcatttttttcaaaattttaaagtgaAGTGTGTATATAAATTCATCGTCAAAAAATATGGTATTGACTTTTGAGAGCTCACAGAAGAGAAGTCAACTCATGTACAATGAACGGGACCAAGTGAACTTTAGACacttattcctttttttttgctgtCACATACTCTGTACAAGCATGCGGCAAAACCTTTTTCATAACTTATTAATGGTTAGTTCGTTAATACTTTGGTACTTATGATGCACACTtttttatgtaatgtattaaGTCCAATTTCTTGAAGGGAGTTTGGGGTTAGTAATCTGTAATCTGGGGCTACTAACTTAGCAACTTGTTCATGTGGGTCATTTGTGAAGTGTCTCACACATGACTCGAAATAGCAATGATATGGGCCTTGCACTCTCTTACTACTACATGTTTGTTGTCTCTTTTGTCATGTTAGGATAAATGGGGAAACAAGTTTTAGAATTGCACCTTGAAGGGTCTATCTATTAATTTTAAGTActatagaattttagttttgtttccAAAATTCGGACACTAGAAGTATTAAAAATAGATATCTCATGTGGTCAACACTAACTAGTCTATTGAGAATCCATAACAGACCCTCAATATTTTGGGACAAAGACTTAGTTGTTCTTGTTCTGTACAATCTAGACTTCTAAATATTTCAATGTTGACAAAGTTGATCAAATTAGATTAAATCATATTAAGATTACCGCAATTTGGCTTAGTTTCAAGAAACAAAACTGTCTATACATTTAGGTTATGCTGCACATATATAGACATTCATATATTGAACAGCATGGGCAGCTTAACATCTTGTTTACAGTATCGCTCTCATCAAACAATAACAAAGGTTGACCAGTTGTGTAGTGCCTTACAAATTGCTACGAGCAGATTTGGTGGGTTCGACCTTGCCATAATGACCAGTCTATTGATTCTATTCAATGAATTGATGTCCACTAGTTGGGTCGACTGTTTCATTTAGATATAGCATTTGTTTCATAATTACATGACCACACATTCAAATTGCTACACTTCAATGTGTTGTTGGTGTTAAGGGCTTAAGACATGCCTGGTACCACTTTGACATACATgattttcatttcctttttatgGGTACTCTCCATGGAATAGATTATGATATTGTGCCAAAAAAATTAGAGATCATTGCAAAGGCATGACGAACTTGTtgggtttgttgttttattttctgttaAAATGGTTAGTTCTGAATGCTACACAAAGAAATTTTCGTATGATGTCTTAATGTTCTATCTATACTGTACTAACATGCTGGGAATCAGTGTCACTTTTACTTGGTGACTGTCACCCATTGTAGAGACAAGATCACCATTATTATTTTCTGGCTTAGTGCATTATGttgaaaaaacttaaatttcatCTCTATTCCGATATCTTGAATTGTTTGATATTCAGCTGAATTAAAAGGTTACGTTTTTGCTTAACGTATCGGTCTACCCAAATAAATTACTCCAATGATTGTTAAATTCAAGAAGTTAAGCGTGCAAAGCTTGAAATAGAGCCCTTTTGCATagttaatattttcatttatttatttatagattgTTTTTTCGGTTTAATACTCTAACGAACTGATTGGATAGCAGATTTTGTTGTATGCCTTGGAGATGTCATTACAGCCAACAATTTCCTAATAGCAAATGCCACCTTGTATTGGGATCAGGCAATCTCTCCAACAAAATCCAGAAATATTCCTTGGGCCAGTGTGTTTGGAAACCATGACGATGCACCATTTGTATGGCCGATGGAGTGGTTTTCAGCCCCTGGAATTCCTCCACTTATTTGCCCAGCAGTCAACTCGACATATTCAGGTTAGCATGTTGTATGAAATGTGGTGTAAAAAGGCTGGTGACAAACCAGCCATCACTAGTGACAGGCAACACTCCTTGGGTTTGTCAGTGTTTCCCAGGATTATGATTGATCTCTCATTGTTTTGGACAACTGCCTCATTGGAGCTTGGCCTATTGTAAGCTGGTATAGAGTCAAAATGATATTCACGCAAACTATGATGAAGAATACTGAAATTACAGAACCAAGTGaaccataaaataaaacccTCGTGCAATATTTTGAAATGAACATAAGATAGCCTTTTAGATGATGTTTATAATGCATTAGCGATGGGATACAGAATTAATCAGTAATCATAAGTTCATAACAATATATTTTTGCTCACTTATAATAGTTTAATATATGTTGGCAAGAATGGCATTTTGCACAAATTGTTGACAATCAAGGAATTGATTGCATGGAGTAAATCAAGGGATTGGAGGAATCAATTATAAAGATGTGAAGATCACATTCAAAATATGTATGtaataatttgattgtttaCCTATTTTCAAATTCTGTAAATTCCATTATAAGTCTGAGTTCCCTTGTAATATGTTCAATCAAGAGGATGAAGATGTAGCCATTTGGCTTTTGGTGTTGTGTACGTAGGTCTTAGTGATGTAACCACGTTAATCTCTTCCGTTCTTCCTTTCTCATCTTCCATAATATATtactatttcaaaatttgaaaatatagaaaatgatGTCATTCTAACATGCAAATTCTCAATAGTATCATAATATACGATTCTCTTCTCGTACGAGAgatttaaatacttttttttgggatgatttAAGAATCACCCATTCACCAACCACAACTTGTCATGTGGGCAAATTGTGCACAAAGTTGTGCACAAAATAGTAGCACTAGAATTTTCCATGAtttaaagatttttatattAGCTTCTCTCTGATGGGGCCATTATGTCTGGCAGGAGAAGAAGCATGCAGCTTCAGAGGCACACAGCGTATCGAGTTGATGAAACACGACATTGAGCATGATTTGCTATCTTATTCTAGCAATGGTCCTAAAGATCTTTGGCCAAGTATATCCAACTATGTTATCCAAGTCTCATCATCAgggttcctcaaaaaaaaaaaaaaaaaagtcgatCCAAAATCACCCGTGGTATACCTGTACTTTTTAGATTCTGGCGGCGGGTCCTATCCAGGAGTTATCTCAAATGCCCAAGCAGAATGGTTCCAGAAAAAATCTGAAGAGATCAACCCTAACTCAAGGTATTAGAACACAGaaatacttctttttttaactaCTTTTTGTGGAACCTTATTAGCATTGACTATAATTAATTGGAAACAAGGTTTAAGTAGCCAGACTCTAGTTCATTGATTTAAATGGTTTGCAAGAGAAAGGAATAAAATGAACAGAAAACTTTGGAACATTGCTCCCGATGTGGATTGATTAAACAGAaagtgaaaaggaaagaaaggttAATTCCATTGAGGCAAATAGTTGTAATTGACAATGCTGAggttttggttttcttctttGAATTGCATCAATAAGATACGGAGaatattcatttaatttttttttttaaaaatataaatctgTTTCCTTCATATTCTTAATTAATTTAGTGTTACCTGACAGCGTGCCCGAGCTAATATTCTGGCATATTCCAAGTCAAGCATATAAGAACGTTGCTCCACAGTTTGGAAACGGAATAGACCAGCCTTGTGTAGGCTTAATTAACAAAGAACCTGTTGCATCTCAAGAAGCTGAATTGGGTATCATGGATCTTCTTGTTAAAAGGCCTTCTGTCAAGGTAAGCACACAGATAAGCAAGCACGACATACATAATTATATTCATTTCAAAGATAAGCAACGCACGATCGTATTCTTATGTAAATATATAGATTtgcacatacatacatatattcatGTTAGATGCCTGCTCTCTAGGTAACGACACAAAGGAACAAGCATGTGCACATATGTACATACAAAAGTACATATACCTTCATACACATGATACACATCAGTGCTCCTAGACAGACTGGGTCTAGATTTGACCTTGAAATTTGAATGACCCCATTTTCAGCAGGATCGATTGATTACTATTACCAAGTCAAATAGGGAATTTCTTGATACACAAGCTGGCCAGGCTTTGCCTGGCTTGATTTGTATGACTTGGCTTTTGTGGCCCAaaatgaccaatttttttttttttgttattgttccATTTAATTGACAAGAATTACattagaaaagaatgaaaacttGTTTTGACATGTTGAAATTAGAGTACCTTGTATTTGTGTCTTTTATAACTTCGTTGCAGTCAAAAggagcttttctttttctttttctttttgttcttttaatattttattttttaatgttatgtTTCTTTTGGTTATTCATCATGATTAATTTATCATGTTGTACTTctacccacccccccccccccccctctctaaATTGGTTCTTCATGATTGTATGGTACCTAGGGGTGTGCATgagtcgggttgggtcgggttgaggggattttttgacccaacccaccatggtgggtcaaaaaatattcaacccaacccaacccaccgcataaatccaacccaacccaacccaacccacatgggtcgggttgaacccatgggtttaacaaatttttttattattattattaaattgagtagaaaaaaatataaatattaatatattaaaaaaaaacccaaagattagtatcaatgtaattccttaaaggcaaacaacactaatgactaaacaacaatagtaatttattaggatttgtgtg encodes:
- the LOC115989834 gene encoding cysteine-rich receptor-like protein kinase 29; translation: MENIAKVCSRLIFLSVICLFFAQAIIADKPDFKYSFGCLDKGDYTSNSTYKGNLNHLLSTLTSNTEIDYGFYNSSYGRDPDKVYAIGLCRGDVKPDECRSCLYNTTNFLIQHCPNQKEAMRQDEYCILRYSFCNIFGIMDDDPVYTQHNVNDQSGNLDTYNQDLRTLLDGLRNQAAAGGSLRKFAEAKSTGINNKTQYTLVQCIPDLSQTDCSDCLLSAFGQIPLCCDGKIGAVIFTPSCNFRYEEYTFFGPVADVAPPSTNTSVADIAPPSINTSAAKGNDGNNSQTVIIVGSIIAFVVVVVLIIISCIYLRVRKPREKSESQAAEEIGNAESLQLDFKTIKVATDDFSNANKIGKGRFGVVYKGKLSNEQVIAVKKLSKNSGQGDLEFKNEVLLVAKLQHRNLVRLLGFCLEGIERLLIYEFVPNGSLDHFIFDPIKREQLDWARRYKIIGGIARGLLYLHEDSRLRIIHRDLKASNVLLDSEMNPKFSDFGMARLFELDQSEANTSRIVGT
- the LOC115988465 gene encoding probable inactive purple acid phosphatase 16, which produces MELKRPQTQTQVAILSFTCFSLFILTVGLDDQVQAVLPPPTTKASGGERYVQMRAGAAFKIAVFADLHFGENAWSDWGPDHDVNSVKVMNTVLDNETPTDFVVCLGDVITANNFLIANATLYWDQAISPTKSRNIPWASVFGNHDDAPFVWPMEWFSAPGIPPLICPAVNSTYSGEEACSFRGTQRIELMKHDIEHDLLSYSSNGPKDLWPSISNYVIQVSSSGFLKKKKKKVDPKSPVVYLYFLDSGGGSYPGVISNAQAEWFQKKSEEINPNSSVPELIFWHIPSQAYKNVAPQFGNGIDQPCVGLINKEPVASQEAELGIMDLLVKRPSVKAVFVGHNHGLDWCCPYEKLWLCYARHTGYGGYGDWPKGARIIEITQQPFSIKSWIRMEDGVVHSRVTLSP